In the Helianthus annuus cultivar XRQ/B chromosome 11, HanXRQr2.0-SUNRISE, whole genome shotgun sequence genome, one interval contains:
- the LOC118484201 gene encoding uncharacterized protein LOC118484201, whose amino-acid sequence MAPKVLKIKNSVADSGDSGSSEENTGENEAGTSLNISMDRVNIGSKKKLLVIPLRGIFVHRAHRLWPETIPRNCRPDFRYKNLLVYKRPYCVDFLKFCFERFHVGLWSSFKEQNLQGILDNVIGDLKNKLLFTWDQEQCTDSGFMCLEKQDKPLLLKELSHIWDKKYPNLPWSDGEYSASNTLLITYPEKAILNPLYTAIFPPSYDPESKKDDLLGPNGELRVFLAGLAEAEDVPTYVEDHPIGDPEIMPSHPDWDHYCKIICCINKKRLGCCISSV is encoded by the exons ATGGCACCTAAAGTCTTGAAGATCAAGAACAGTGTTGCAGATTCCGGTGACAGTGGTAGCAGTGAAGAAAACACTGGCGAAAATGAAGCGGGAACCAGTTTAAATATTTCAATGGATCGCGTTAACATCGGTTCGAAAAAGAAACTTCTGGTGATTCCTTTACGTGGAATCTTTGTTCACCGAGCACATCGGTTGTGGCCGGAAACAATTCCGAGAAACTGCCGGCCTGATTTTCGTTACAAGAACCTTCTCG TTTACAAGAGGCCTTATTGTGTAGACTTTTTGAAGTTTTGCTTTGAAAGATTTCATGTTGGATTGTGGTCTTCTTTTAAAGA ACAAAACTTGCAAGGAATTCTGGATAATGTTATAGGAGATCTCAAAAACAAGTTGTTGTTCACTTGG GATCAAGAACAATGCACAGATTCAGGTTTCATGTGTTTGGAAAAACAAGATAAGCCACTGCTCTTGAAGGAACTGAGTCATATATGGGATAAAAAGTACCCGAATCTTCCATGGAGCGATGGAGAATACTCCGCTTCTAACACGCTGTTGATCACCTATCCGGAGAAGGCCATCCTAAATCCT CTATACACAGCAATCTTTCCTCCGAGTTATGATCCTGAAAGCAAGAAGGATGATCTTCTAG GTCCAAACGGTGAGTTACGAGTGTTCTTGGCTGGGCTTGCAGAAGCGGAAGATGTGCCAACTTATGTGGAAGATCACCCGATTGGCGACCCTGAGATAATGCCTTCGCATCCTGACTGGGACCATTATTGCAAGATAATTTGTTGTATTAACAAGAAAAGACTTGGCTGTTgtatcagttctgtttaa
- the LOC110891343 gene encoding protein TIFY 10A, whose protein sequence is MLAAKNCFSDTRKDKSSFAKTCNRLSSFLKEKGSLSDFGINTTFDVKGKPETSKTTVDLLSNIDSPVNTSNKSINHLPQYVTVDSFCKPDDSTNKDVSDEVMTILYRGQILVFDCISADKARNMMLAATATASSSFEEDFGSRYGLLPELQMNGSDLPIARRLSLHKFLSKRKDRATERAPYQLPNAAPRLNHMFDLNL, encoded by the exons ATGTTGGCTGCTAAAAACTGTTTTTCCGACACCCGCAAAGACAAGTCTAGTTTCGCGAAGACTTGTAATCGATTGAGTTCGTTTCTGAAAGAGAAAGGAAGTTTAAGCGATTTCGGAATCAATACAACTTTTGACGTCAAAG GGAAACCGGAAACGAGCAAGACGACTGTTGATTTGTTAAGTAACATAGACAGTCCGGTCAACACGTCGAACAAATCTATTAATCATCTTCCTCAATACGTTACCGTTGATTCATTCTGTAAACCGGATGATTCAACAAACAAAGATGTTTCTGATGAAGTGATGACTATTTTATACAGAGGACAAATATTGGTGTTTGATTGTATTTCTGCAGATAAAGCCAGAAATATGATGTTAGCAGCTACTGCTACTgcttcttcttcttttgaagAAGATTTTGGATCGCGATACGGGCTTCTTCCAGAACTACAAATGAACGGATCGGATTTGCCAATAGCGAGACGCTTGTCGCTTCACAAGTTCTTATCGAAGAGGAAAGACAGAGCGACCGAAAGAGCTCCTTACCAGTTACCGAATGCAGCTCCGCGTTTGAATCATATGTTTGATCTGAATCTGTAG